From Apium graveolens cultivar Ventura chromosome 9, ASM990537v1, whole genome shotgun sequence, the proteins below share one genomic window:
- the LOC141687307 gene encoding transcription factor bHLH148-like produces the protein MSSGSQQTTVATETRESIKKSRNKSQINLNQPQNPNQNQTIWKSQMQQQLYSSKLLQALQNIRPSSSTPGKTVREAADRVLAATAKGKTRWSRAILTNRLKLKFRKKARRQRVTGDSRLTKVSLLKLKSKTLPAVQRKARVLGRLVPGCRKQSLPVVLEEATDYIAALQMQIRAMAVLANSLSGPGAGAAGSNHFS, from the coding sequence ATGAGCTCTGGTTCACAACAGACGACTGTTGCAACTGAAACCCGTGAATCCATAAAAAAGAGTAGAAACAAAAGCCAAATCAATTTAAATCAACCTCAAAATCCAAACCAAAACCAAACCATATGGAAATCTCAAATGCAACAGCAACTCTATTCCTCAAAACTCCTCCAAGCTCTTCAGAACATTAGACCGAGCTCCTCGACCCCTGGAAAGACCGTGCGAGAAGCTGCTGACAGAGTTCTAGCTGCTACTGCTAAAGGCAAAACCAGGTGGAGCCGAGCAATACTCACTAACCGTCTCAAGCTTAAGTTTAGAAAGAAGGCCAGGAGACAGAGAGTAACTGGAGATAGCAGGTTGACCAAGGTTAGTCTATTGAAGCTGAAATCCAAGACTTTACCGGCTGTGCAGAGGAAAGCTCGTGTTCTTGGCAGGCTGGTTCCTGGTTGTCGTAAACAATCGCTTCCGGTGGTTTTAGAAGAAGCTACGGACTATATAGCTGCTTTACAGATGCAAATTCGAGCCATGGCTGTGCTAGCAAATTCACTCTCTGGGCCTGGCGCTGGTGCTGCAGGCTCGAATCATTTTTCGTAA